In one bacterium genomic region, the following are encoded:
- a CDS encoding RDD family protein: MKKDDSQTHRCACPLCGSDKPRRQPNYRKLYGHYVCRRCYYRFANRRQFAFLIDCILWILLFRFFAYGIDTALRVFHAPQDLIRVALNVLIWLHGATFLIKDGFRGVSPGKAAMGIYVIDETSGERAGRTVSSKRNLPLIVPFALFIIAFQLVRGYRWGDRWANTKVIWKRYKDKAPFAIETPDIMNERT; the protein is encoded by the coding sequence ATGAAGAAGGATGATTCGCAAACCCACCGCTGTGCCTGTCCGCTCTGTGGGAGTGATAAACCCAGAAGGCAGCCCAACTACAGGAAGTTATATGGGCATTACGTCTGCAGGAGATGTTACTATCGCTTTGCCAATCGCAGACAGTTTGCTTTTCTCATTGATTGTATTCTCTGGATCCTTCTTTTTCGCTTTTTCGCATACGGAATTGACACTGCATTAAGAGTCTTTCACGCGCCTCAAGACCTAATCCGTGTCGCATTAAACGTTCTGATCTGGTTGCACGGGGCAACTTTCCTCATCAAAGACGGTTTCAGGGGCGTATCGCCCGGAAAAGCCGCGATGGGGATTTATGTCATTGACGAGACCTCCGGTGAGCGAGCCGGTCGCACTGTTTCGTCCAAGAGGAATCTTCCACTGATTGTGCCATTTGCGCTCTTCATAATCGCCTTTCAGTTGGTCAGAGGATACAGATGGGGAGACCGATGGGCTAACACGAAGGTGATCTGGAAGAGGTATAAGGACAAGGCGCCGTTTGCGATCGAAACGCCCGATATTATGAATGAACGGACCTGA
- a CDS encoding radical SAM protein, with protein MSTPYFIDWAITNRCNLECLHCRGMAAEELDGRTLLRVAEEIPSLKPRWVILEGGEVLLRGELLQVIDILRRNDVKVYLISNGMLLDRQAARKLADLDVNLMISIDGADKESYEKTRKGANFDRLKRAVALAAEYRILDSCPVTVGKHNHRQIGKLFRFVKEIGYSKITILGLKPCKDYGEYALSSGEYEALFSSIIQLQKTHEMDVYVDEPFFKPFLKKRNIRFSTDAENGIVVPEISRCVFGEYMFIETNGDVKPCTFAPVVMGNVGERPLGEIWAKMQHSEFVREITDLSNRESPCSECNYLYECGGCRSRTFALTGSWTASDPSCPLKGVQP; from the coding sequence GTGAGCACTCCTTATTTCATTGATTGGGCGATCACGAATAGATGCAACCTTGAGTGCCTGCATTGCAGAGGCATGGCGGCGGAGGAGCTTGACGGCAGGACTCTCTTGAGAGTGGCTGAAGAGATACCTTCTCTCAAGCCCAGGTGGGTTATTCTGGAGGGTGGAGAGGTGCTCCTGCGAGGCGAGCTGCTTCAGGTGATTGACATCCTTCGTAGGAATGACGTGAAGGTCTATCTTATCAGCAATGGTATGTTGCTCGACAGACAGGCCGCACGAAAACTCGCCGACCTGGACGTCAATCTCATGATAAGCATAGACGGCGCGGACAAGGAGAGCTATGAGAAGACCAGAAAGGGCGCCAACTTTGACCGGCTGAAGCGAGCAGTCGCCCTCGCAGCGGAGTATCGTATCCTCGATTCCTGTCCCGTCACGGTCGGGAAGCATAACCACAGGCAGATCGGCAAGCTATTCCGATTCGTGAAGGAGATAGGATACTCCAAGATCACGATTCTAGGATTAAAGCCTTGCAAGGACTACGGCGAGTATGCCTTGAGCAGCGGAGAATATGAGGCGCTCTTTTCCTCAATCATCCAGCTCCAGAAAACGCACGAAATGGATGTTTACGTCGATGAGCCATTTTTTAAGCCATTCTTGAAGAAACGTAACATTAGATTCTCGACAGACGCTGAGAATGGCATCGTTGTTCCAGAGATCTCTCGCTGCGTTTTCGGAGAGTATATGTTCATTGAAACAAACGGCGACGTTAAGCCGTGCACATTCGCCCCCGTTGTAATGGGAAATGTAGGGGAACGACCACTCGGCGAGATTTGGGCTAAGATGCAACATTCGGAGTTTGTAAGGGAGATAACTGATCTGTCGAACAGAGAATCGCCGTGCAGTGAGTGCAATTATCTATATGAATGCGGAGGGTGCAGGTCAAGGACGTTCGCTCTGACCGGAAGCTGGACAGCCTCAGACCCCTCGTGCCCATTGAAGGGAGTTCAGCCATGA
- a CDS encoding DUF1464 family protein produces the protein MRVVGIDPGTYSFDLFGMEDDRRVIIDEAINSADILENPRILLDRLEGLGPWDAVVGPSGYGIPLKRIADMTNKDIAKMIPLDTQLAVNEGIKKLLVEMKAKALPVYFTPGVIHLSTVPRYRKWNKFDMGTADKVCCVALGIKDQSERLGIGYNEASFVYLEVGYAFTAVMVVEDGRIVDGIGGTNGSLGFIACGGMDAEIAIRLKPPITQEVVFKGGIRDFAGGAIAPDELANCPEALTLLAESIEKDVASIIVAAPHPKEIIISGRLTNYESIKKELVRRLSKYAPVTKVQKLSKTAKEAACGAYIIGEALLGGRYRALVENMGILYAQHEGADGHEEG, from the coding sequence ATGAGAGTCGTAGGAATAGACCCCGGAACATACAGCTTCGACCTCTTCGGAATGGAAGACGACCGGCGGGTCATAATCGACGAAGCAATCAACTCGGCGGATATCCTGGAAAACCCGAGAATCCTGCTCGATAGACTTGAGGGACTAGGACCGTGGGATGCTGTTGTGGGCCCATCGGGCTACGGAATTCCCCTGAAAAGAATCGCGGACATGACAAACAAGGACATCGCAAAGATGATCCCTCTGGACACGCAATTGGCCGTGAACGAGGGGATAAAGAAGCTACTTGTCGAGATGAAGGCAAAGGCTCTGCCCGTTTACTTCACCCCTGGCGTCATTCATCTCTCAACCGTCCCGCGTTACAGGAAATGGAATAAGTTCGACATGGGAACCGCGGACAAGGTGTGCTGCGTAGCGCTTGGCATCAAGGACCAATCAGAGCGGTTGGGCATTGGATACAACGAGGCATCCTTTGTCTATCTGGAGGTAGGATATGCTTTCACTGCCGTCATGGTGGTCGAAGACGGCAGAATCGTTGACGGTATAGGTGGCACCAACGGCAGCCTGGGATTCATTGCATGCGGTGGAATGGACGCCGAGATCGCGATCAGGCTAAAACCACCGATAACGCAAGAGGTGGTCTTTAAGGGAGGTATAAGGGATTTCGCTGGCGGCGCAATTGCGCCAGACGAACTTGCGAACTGTCCTGAGGCCCTCACACTTCTCGCAGAGAGCATCGAAAAGGACGTCGCCTCAATCATAGTCGCCGCCCCCCATCCGAAAGAGATCATCATCTCTGGCCGACTGACCAACTACGAATCTATCAAGAAAGAGCTCGTCCGCAGATTGAGCAAGTATGCCCCAGTAACTAAGGTGCAAAAGCTCTCAAAGACTGCGAAGGAGGCGGCCTGCGGGGCATATATCATCGGAGAGGCCCTGCTCGGCGGGAGGTACAGAGCGCTTGTAGAGAACATGGGGATATTATATGCCCAACATGAGGGAGCTGACGGACATGAAGAAGGATGA
- a CDS encoding class I SAM-dependent methyltransferase yields MKRSNVYEYESFLSEYYDLVPGYAKRADRNFYVDAARLASGKTLELGCGTGRILIPTAQAGCEIVGLDISESMLATCRKNLLEQPDDVQKRVTTVQRDMTNFDLKERFSLITAPFRSFSHLIPVKEQLFCLDCVRRHLLPGGRFSLELFQTHPQRINNPKYLNEVEDTPEFELPDGRKLRRTNRVVAFHRPEQYNDVEIIFYVTHPDGRTERLVQAFRFRYFFRYEVEHLLARCGFEIVDLFGNFDRSPLTDDSPEMIFVAQACV; encoded by the coding sequence ATGAAAAGATCCAATGTCTATGAATACGAGTCCTTCCTCTCGGAATACTACGATCTAGTTCCGGGTTATGCCAAGAGAGCGGACAGGAATTTCTATGTCGATGCAGCGCGCTTAGCGAGCGGCAAGACGCTGGAACTAGGCTGCGGAACGGGCAGGATACTGATCCCGACTGCACAGGCGGGATGCGAGATCGTCGGGCTGGATATCTCTGAGAGTATGCTCGCAACATGCCGGAAAAATCTGCTGGAGCAACCCGATGACGTGCAAAAGCGCGTAACAACCGTGCAGAGAGACATGACCAACTTCGATCTGAAGGAGAGATTCTCGCTCATAACCGCGCCCTTCCGATCTTTTTCACATCTGATACCCGTCAAAGAGCAGCTCTTTTGCCTTGACTGCGTTCGCAGGCATCTCCTGCCGGGCGGCCGGTTTAGCTTAGAGCTCTTCCAGACCCATCCCCAACGCATCAATAACCCGAAATACCTGAATGAGGTTGAGGACACGCCCGAATTCGAGCTTCCGGACGGTAGGAAGCTCAGGCGCACAAACCGCGTCGTCGCATTCCACCGGCCGGAACAATACAACGACGTGGAGATAATCTTCTACGTAACCCACCCTGACGGCAGAACCGAGCGCCTCGTGCAGGCTTTTCGCTTCCGCTACTTCTTCCGCTACGAGGTGGAACATCTCCTCGCCCGTTGCGGCTTTGAGATCGTTGACCTCTTCGGCAACTTCGACAGGTCGCCCCTGACCGACGATTCCCCCGAGATGATCTTTGTCGCTCAGGCGTGTGTGTGA